A genome region from Penaeus monodon isolate SGIC_2016 chromosome 14, NSTDA_Pmon_1, whole genome shotgun sequence includes the following:
- the LOC119580673 gene encoding craniofacial development protein 2-like, whose amino-acid sequence MDMYTFSNAAKSVKGIPINDSESSLSTAVHGQQVAPDRYQATVCNITKQSLKIRTWNVRKLFQSGKLDNVKLEMTRLKVNILGICETKWTGSGEFNSDNFRVLYSGGVKHERGVAMILGRESAKSLLGWWALSDRVMLIKLKGKQMDLSIIQVYAPTTASSEEEIDEFYDTLEKAKTQCKSTDVTVIMGDLNAKIGNEADGGTVGKLWIWRSPGDVVKNQIDYIAIKKRYRSTIKHSKAYPGADCGSDHIPVICELKVKLKTIKKGKTIPRMDDKALVSVAKELIPKREKKSKSKWMTNEILDRMCSRQQLYNRGSSEYKQASKEIRKKCREVKEIWLNEQCEEIERHKTNEPGAMYRKIKEVMDFKGCSSTGCIRSKNGEVLMEKDKILERWTRIHW is encoded by the exons atggacatgtaCACTTTTTCGAACGCAGCAAAGAGCGTGAAGGGAATCCCTATCAATGACTCGGAATCCTCGCTCAGTACGGCAGTTCATGGGCAGCAGGTGGCGCCGGACCGTTACCAGGCTACTGTCTGCAACATAACGAAACAGTCACTGAAAATCCGAACATGGAATGTAAGAAAACTGTTCCAAAGTGGGAAGCTGGATAATGTGAAGCTAGAAATGACACGACTGAAGGTAAATATCCTAGGAATATGTGAAACGAAGTGGACGGGCAGCGGTGAGTTCAACAGCGATAATTTCAGGGTGCTATATTCAGGTGGAGTAAAACACGAACGAGGAGTTGCTATGATACTGGGCAGAGAAAGCGCGAAGAGCTTGCTAGGATGGTGGGCTCTGTCAGATAGAGTCATGCTGATAAAGTTGAAAGGTAAACAAATGGATCTCagcatcattcaggtatatgcacCAACAACTGCAAGTAGTGAAGAAGAGATCGATGAATTCTACGACACATTGGAGAAAGCTAAAACGCAATGCAAGTCTACGGATGTCACAGTCATAATGGGGGACCTAAATGCAAAGATAGGAAACGAGGCAGATGGAGGAACAGTTGGAAA ATTATGGATATGGCGGAGCCCGGGAGACGTTGTTAAGAACCAGATTGACTACATTGCTATCAAGAAACGGTATAGGAGTACAATTAAGCACTCAAAGGCATACCCAGGAGCAGACTGTGGTAGTGATCATATCCCAGTTATATGCGAGTTAAAGGTTAAGCTTAAGACaatcaagaaaggaaagacaatacCAAGAATGGATGATA AGGCGCTGGTATCGGTAGCAAAAGAACTTATACCTAAACGTGAGAAAAAGTCAAAGAGCAAGTGGATGACGAATGAGATCTTGGACAGAATGTGCTCGAGGCAACAGCTTTACAACCGCGGAAGCAGTGAGTACAAGCAAGCGagcaaggaaataagaaagaaatgtagagaagTCAAAGAGATCTGGCTTAATGAACAATGTGAAGAAATTGAAAGACACAAAACCAACGAACCAGGCGCAATGTACAGGAAGATTAAGGAAGTAATGGATTTCAAAGGTTGTTCTTCTACAGGATGCATAAGATCCAAGAATGGAGAAGTCTTAATGGAAAAGGACAAAATCCTTGAACGCTGGACAAGAATACATTGGTGA